A DNA window from Phragmites australis chromosome 11, lpPhrAust1.1, whole genome shotgun sequence contains the following coding sequences:
- the LOC133884902 gene encoding non-specific lipid-transfer protein 4-like, with protein MRPLIVLGLVLVLAGVALEGADGAGECGRASADRVALRLAPCISAADDPQSTPTSSCCSAVHTIGQSPSCLCAVMLSGTARAAGIKPEVAITIPKRCNMADRPVGYKCGDYTLP; from the exons ATGAGGCCCCTCATCGTGCTTGGTCTGGTCCTGGTGCTCGCCGGGGTCGCGCTGGAGGGCGCGGACGGTGCTGGCGAGTGCGGGAGGGCCTCCGCTGATAGGGTGGCGCTGCGGCTGGCGCCATGCATCTCGGCGGCCGACGACCCGCAGTCGACACCGACGAGCAGCTGCTGCTCGGCCGTGCACACAATCGGGCAGAGCCCCAGCTGCCTCTGCGCCGTCATGCTGTCCGGAACTGCCAGGGCTGCCGGGATCAAGCCGGAGGTCGCCATTACAATCCCCAAGCGCTGCAACATGGCCGATCGTCCCGTCGGCTACAAGTGCGGAG ACTACACGCTGCCCTGA